In Nocardioides cavernae, a single genomic region encodes these proteins:
- a CDS encoding sulfotransferase family protein codes for MTEQPRAIDEMNPDGVPRKVLFVAGAGRSGTSTLAGIVSRLGMHVPLPEVPPDDSNPRGFSEPQWVVDVHDEWLREALVQVSDSRPEAWFDTGRICSREPARIRVSEWLEPHFAEHPELVVKDPRLSWFLGLWRVAAIRTGATPVFATMLRPPAEVVGSKQKYYANKLGSAHLAASWVNMLLHTERATRSVDGVGEADAGQGRVFVRYEDLLTDWVRTTTAMGHALDLQTIIHTRSDQIREVHRFIDPTLRRVTATLDDLALPKRLHDLTGQTWEELNKLADEGGDTTAAHATFDQLRAEYVDLYEEAAAISRSTAEHARHQARRRALHEAAAEGASRSLADRVPHDVRAAIPPSVRRGVRKALGRSRDATGDTQP; via the coding sequence GTGACCGAGCAGCCGAGAGCCATCGACGAGATGAACCCCGACGGAGTGCCGCGGAAGGTCCTCTTCGTCGCCGGGGCCGGCCGCAGCGGCACCAGCACCCTGGCCGGCATCGTGTCGCGACTCGGCATGCACGTGCCGCTGCCCGAGGTGCCGCCGGACGACTCCAACCCGCGCGGCTTCAGCGAGCCGCAGTGGGTCGTCGACGTCCACGACGAGTGGCTGCGCGAGGCGCTGGTGCAGGTCAGCGACAGCCGCCCGGAGGCGTGGTTCGACACCGGCCGCATCTGCAGCCGCGAGCCCGCCCGGATCCGGGTCAGCGAGTGGCTCGAGCCGCACTTCGCCGAGCACCCGGAGCTCGTCGTCAAGGACCCGCGGCTGAGCTGGTTCCTCGGCCTGTGGCGCGTCGCCGCCATCCGCACGGGCGCGACGCCGGTCTTCGCGACCATGCTGCGCCCGCCCGCCGAGGTGGTCGGCTCGAAGCAGAAGTACTACGCCAACAAGCTCGGCTCGGCGCACCTCGCGGCCAGCTGGGTCAACATGCTGCTGCACACCGAGCGGGCCACCCGAAGCGTCGACGGTGTGGGCGAGGCCGACGCCGGGCAGGGTCGCGTCTTCGTTCGCTACGAGGACCTGCTGACCGACTGGGTCAGGACGACGACGGCCATGGGCCACGCGCTCGACCTCCAGACGATCATCCACACCCGCAGCGACCAGATTCGCGAGGTGCACCGCTTCATCGACCCGACCCTGCGCCGGGTCACCGCCACGCTCGACGACCTCGCGCTGCCCAAGCGGCTCCACGACCTCACCGGCCAGACGTGGGAGGAGCTCAACAAGCTCGCCGACGAGGGCGGGGACACCACGGCTGCGCACGCGACCTTCGACCAGCTGCGCGCGGAGTACGTCGACCTCTACGAAGAGGCGGCGGCCATCAGCCGCTCGACCGCCGAGCACGCCCGCCACCAGGCCCGCCGGCGGGCACTCCACGAGGCCGCGGCCGAGGGGGCCTCCAGGTCCCTCGCGGACCGCGTGCCCCACGACGTACGCGCCGCGATCCCGCCGTCGGTGCGCCGCGGCGTCCGCAAGGCCCTCGGGCGCAGCCGAGACGCGACCGGGGACACGCAGCCGTGA
- a CDS encoding glycosyltransferase, which produces MTVPIGSGHGLTNVEGHEDFDIVWPWNQPGGLRRGATAVLRVKNEAPGLRFVLPPLLRACDHVLLVDNGSDDGTGEEALRVAAEHGLSDRFTLKAYPFEVARAGAEHLAVNERSVHSLAYFYNWCFSHVRTRYSWKWDGDMVLTTEGEVSMADLSWQVGMAEAVIRFPRHGLYIESDRKAYLDLGLRNIEEWGFPMSPDYVYTKAPEWEIRTTPDRIEMFALPQGLCVELKWLDGDEFAHWTNPESFATSIRNRRKRREWLVWNALHDGQVPEGVVEIESSEGVHVVDHVTHSWLPRAPRPFVVDDPDHARLHLRA; this is translated from the coding sequence GTGACCGTTCCGATCGGCTCCGGCCACGGCCTGACCAACGTCGAGGGCCACGAAGACTTCGACATCGTCTGGCCGTGGAACCAGCCCGGCGGTCTCCGGCGCGGCGCGACCGCGGTGCTGCGGGTCAAGAACGAGGCACCCGGCCTGCGCTTCGTGCTGCCGCCGCTGCTCCGCGCGTGCGACCACGTGCTGCTCGTCGACAACGGGTCGGACGACGGCACCGGCGAGGAGGCGCTGCGGGTCGCCGCCGAGCACGGCCTGTCCGACCGGTTCACCCTGAAGGCGTACCCCTTCGAGGTGGCGCGCGCAGGGGCCGAGCACCTCGCGGTCAACGAGCGCTCGGTGCACTCGCTCGCCTACTTCTACAACTGGTGCTTCTCGCACGTCCGCACCCGCTACTCGTGGAAGTGGGACGGCGACATGGTCCTCACCACCGAGGGCGAGGTGTCCATGGCCGACTTGTCCTGGCAGGTGGGGATGGCCGAGGCGGTCATCCGCTTCCCGCGCCACGGCCTCTACATCGAGTCCGACCGCAAGGCCTACCTCGACCTCGGCCTGCGCAACATCGAGGAGTGGGGCTTCCCGATGAGCCCCGACTACGTCTACACGAAGGCGCCGGAGTGGGAGATCCGCACGACGCCCGACCGCATCGAGATGTTCGCGCTGCCGCAGGGCCTGTGCGTCGAGCTGAAGTGGCTCGACGGCGACGAGTTCGCGCACTGGACCAACCCCGAGTCGTTCGCCACCTCCATCCGCAACCGGCGCAAGCGCCGCGAGTGGCTGGTCTGGAACGCCCTCCACGACGGCCAGGTGCCCGAGGGCGTCGTCGAGATCGAGTCTTCGGAGGGTGTGCACGTCGTCGACCACGTGACCCACTCCTGGCTGCCCCGCGCACCGCGCCCGTTCGTCGTCGACGACCCCGACCACGCCAGGCTGCACCTGCGCGCCTGA
- a CDS encoding ABC transporter permease, giving the protein MDLFSETWQYLLDADNWTGAEGLVARLLEQLLLTATALVAAMLLGLPLALWLGHLGRGGFLAVNISNVGRAVPTFALLALLVAADWPGSADFGPYGRAGLATLIALVLFALPPLITNGYVGMREVPSDVQEAADGMGMSPVQRFRRVELPLALPVVASGVRLALVQVWATATIAALVAGPGLGRIITEGFARNDYAQGMAGAVVVAVVALVLELAAAAAQRAVDPMPSRPSLDRDHELSVPSTTVTEAPTGS; this is encoded by the coding sequence ATGGACCTCTTCTCCGAGACCTGGCAGTACCTCCTCGACGCCGACAACTGGACCGGCGCGGAGGGCCTCGTCGCGCGGTTGCTGGAGCAGCTGCTGCTCACCGCGACGGCCCTCGTGGCTGCCATGCTGCTCGGCCTGCCGCTCGCCCTCTGGCTGGGTCACCTCGGCAGGGGCGGCTTCCTCGCCGTCAACATCTCCAACGTCGGCCGCGCCGTCCCGACCTTCGCCCTGCTGGCCCTGCTGGTCGCGGCGGACTGGCCCGGGTCGGCGGACTTCGGCCCCTACGGCCGCGCCGGGCTCGCCACGCTCATCGCGCTCGTGCTGTTCGCCCTCCCGCCGCTGATCACCAACGGCTACGTCGGGATGCGCGAGGTGCCCTCCGACGTGCAGGAGGCCGCCGACGGCATGGGGATGTCGCCGGTCCAGCGCTTCCGGCGCGTGGAGCTCCCGCTCGCGCTGCCGGTGGTCGCGTCGGGCGTGCGCCTCGCGCTCGTGCAGGTGTGGGCCACCGCCACCATCGCGGCCCTGGTCGCCGGGCCGGGGCTCGGCCGCATCATCACCGAGGGGTTCGCGCGCAACGACTACGCCCAGGGCATGGCCGGCGCGGTCGTGGTCGCCGTCGTCGCGCTGGTGCTCGAGCTCGCCGCGGCCGCGGCCCAGCGCGCCGTCGACCCCATGCCGAGCCGTCCGTCACTGGATCGTGATCACGAGTTGTCGGTGCCCTCGACTACGGTGACAGAGGCTCCCACCGGGAGCTGA
- a CDS encoding glycine betaine ABC transporter substrate-binding protein, whose translation MHVRRPLMAVTGLALTALLAGCAGDDLASENDEPTSGSGGGGGGEGTSVVIGSQSFDEAALVTAMYQQVLEAEGYEVETRLVDTRPIYLNEMPDSVQIAPEYVAGIVDQLNTDANGPDAKPLSTSDAQETIDAGASLLEEKGITLLEPSEAFSANGYFASQEFSDSEGVTKLSDLEGQKVTLAAAPDCKGRTDCEKGLVDTYGIDITLEPLGYASTETFQAVLDGEAQLGQTSTLDGTLEDQGLLLLEDDKGIQPAQNLIPAVSTDFLADHPDIEGPLNDLMAALDNETLGGLLVSVQIDREQPADVAKEFLESEGLL comes from the coding sequence ATGCACGTACGACGTCCGCTGATGGCGGTGACCGGCCTGGCCCTCACCGCCCTGCTCGCCGGGTGCGCCGGCGACGACCTGGCCTCGGAGAACGACGAGCCCACCTCCGGCTCGGGCGGTGGTGGCGGCGGCGAGGGCACCTCTGTCGTCATCGGCAGCCAGAGCTTCGACGAGGCCGCGCTCGTCACCGCGATGTACCAGCAGGTCCTCGAGGCCGAGGGCTACGAGGTCGAGACCCGCCTGGTCGACACCCGCCCGATCTACCTCAACGAGATGCCCGACTCCGTCCAGATCGCCCCGGAGTACGTCGCCGGCATCGTCGACCAGCTCAACACCGACGCCAACGGCCCCGACGCCAAGCCGCTGTCGACCAGCGACGCCCAGGAGACGATCGACGCCGGCGCGTCGCTGCTCGAGGAGAAGGGCATCACCCTGCTCGAGCCCTCCGAGGCGTTCTCCGCCAACGGCTACTTCGCCAGCCAGGAGTTCTCCGACTCCGAGGGCGTCACCAAGCTCTCCGACCTCGAGGGCCAGAAGGTGACGTTGGCGGCGGCGCCGGACTGCAAGGGCCGCACCGACTGCGAGAAGGGGCTCGTCGACACCTACGGCATCGACATCACCCTCGAGCCGCTCGGCTACGCCTCCACCGAGACGTTCCAGGCGGTCCTCGACGGCGAGGCCCAGCTCGGCCAGACCAGCACCCTCGACGGCACCCTGGAGGATCAGGGCCTGCTCCTGCTCGAGGACGACAAGGGCATCCAGCCCGCGCAGAACCTCATCCCGGCCGTGTCGACCGACTTCCTCGCCGACCACCCCGACATCGAGGGCCCGCTCAACGACCTGATGGCGGCGCTCGACAACGAGACCCTCGGTGGGTTGCTCGTCAGCGTCCAGATCGACCGCGAGCAGCCGGCCGACGTGGCCAAGGAGTTCCTGGAGTCCGAAGGGCTCCTCTGA
- a CDS encoding GNAT family N-acetyltransferase, whose translation MIPEDNRFESDPVDALPDDPGLPAGWMAETPDGDDAATVERLTELLRDHERAGRGWPGSGEDEVRVEVSERGVAMRENLVVRDPDGRIQAWGSVHDRAEGRMLFVHIVGREVDERVADRCSEVLFDWAEAQARAVGAARGLPEQQIDTGSFADDERQHGWLADAGFERVRTWWQMSRSVEAAEAELVPDPARWERKGVVFRLVERQGGPDSDGMPDEGDLRAVHDVLEGAFTDHFNSTEETFDEFIHRLREDPGHRWDHWWLAEIVDGEGGEPEPAGALVGTVSESGTGPDGSYVAYLGVLESARGRGVATGLLRTIIADAASRGRDRVGLEVDADSPTGADGLYTAMGWGTKYVTESWHKDVTVT comes from the coding sequence GTGATCCCCGAGGACAACCGGTTCGAGAGCGACCCCGTCGACGCGCTGCCCGATGACCCGGGACTCCCAGCGGGCTGGATGGCCGAGACGCCCGACGGTGACGACGCGGCGACGGTCGAGCGACTGACCGAGCTGCTGCGCGACCACGAGCGGGCCGGCCGCGGCTGGCCCGGCTCGGGCGAGGACGAGGTCCGGGTCGAGGTGTCGGAGCGCGGCGTGGCCATGCGCGAGAACCTCGTCGTGCGCGACCCCGACGGCAGGATCCAGGCCTGGGGCAGCGTCCACGACCGCGCCGAGGGCCGGATGCTCTTCGTCCACATCGTCGGCCGCGAGGTCGACGAGCGGGTGGCCGACCGCTGCAGCGAGGTGCTGTTCGACTGGGCCGAGGCGCAGGCGCGGGCGGTCGGCGCGGCACGCGGCCTGCCCGAGCAGCAGATCGACACCGGCTCCTTCGCCGACGACGAGCGGCAGCACGGCTGGCTGGCCGACGCCGGCTTCGAGCGGGTCCGCACCTGGTGGCAGATGAGCCGCTCGGTGGAGGCCGCCGAGGCCGAGCTCGTGCCCGACCCGGCGCGCTGGGAGCGCAAGGGAGTCGTCTTCCGCCTCGTCGAGCGGCAGGGCGGCCCGGACTCCGACGGGATGCCCGACGAGGGCGACCTGCGCGCGGTGCACGACGTGCTCGAGGGTGCGTTCACCGACCACTTCAACTCGACGGAGGAGACCTTCGACGAGTTCATCCACCGGCTCCGCGAGGACCCGGGCCACCGCTGGGACCACTGGTGGCTGGCCGAGATCGTCGACGGGGAGGGTGGCGAGCCCGAGCCGGCCGGCGCCCTGGTCGGCACGGTGAGCGAGAGCGGCACCGGGCCCGACGGGTCGTACGTCGCCTACCTCGGCGTGCTCGAGTCCGCGCGCGGCCGCGGGGTGGCCACCGGCCTGCTCCGCACGATCATCGCCGACGCCGCGTCCCGTGGCCGCGACCGCGTTGGCCTTGAGGTGGACGCCGACTCACCGACCGGCGCGGACGGCCTCTACACGGCGATGGGCTGGGGAACGAAGTACGTCACGGAGTCCTGGCACAAGGATGTGACGGTCACGTAG
- a CDS encoding ABC transporter ATP-binding protein, which yields MDATRGDEPMIRLQGVGKTYPDGTVAVHELDLDVARGEMVCLVGPSGCGKSTTLKMINRLIEPTTGRIWLDGQDVTDADPVELRRGIGYVIQQIGLFPHQRIEQNVMTVPLLYGESKATARERAHELLETVGLEPAQYARKYPHELSGGQRQRVGVARALAANPPVLLMDEPFGAVDPVVRGRLQDEFRRLQDELGKTVVLVTHDIDEAIRMGDRVAVFAAGGRLAQYATPGELLAHPADEQVADFVGSGGLRTLTVTRLRVEHLEPLDGVATGDLGSAIDIDSSLEDALAAMLRDDKPMVGVRRGPTFLGVLTPAGVHRALRSSLS from the coding sequence ATGGACGCTACACGGGGCGACGAGCCGATGATCCGGCTCCAAGGCGTGGGCAAGACCTACCCCGACGGGACCGTTGCCGTCCACGAGCTGGACCTCGACGTGGCACGCGGCGAGATGGTCTGCCTGGTCGGCCCGTCCGGCTGCGGCAAGTCGACGACGCTCAAGATGATCAACCGGCTGATCGAGCCCACCACCGGTCGGATCTGGCTCGACGGCCAGGACGTCACCGACGCCGACCCGGTCGAGCTGCGCCGCGGCATCGGCTACGTCATCCAGCAGATCGGCCTGTTCCCCCACCAGCGCATCGAGCAGAACGTGATGACGGTGCCGCTGCTCTACGGCGAGTCCAAGGCCACCGCGCGCGAGCGCGCCCACGAGCTGCTCGAGACCGTGGGCCTCGAGCCGGCGCAGTACGCCCGGAAGTACCCGCACGAGCTGTCCGGCGGGCAGCGGCAGCGCGTCGGCGTCGCTCGGGCACTGGCGGCCAACCCCCCGGTGCTGCTCATGGACGAGCCCTTCGGTGCCGTCGACCCGGTCGTGCGGGGCCGCCTGCAGGACGAGTTCCGCCGGCTGCAGGACGAGCTCGGCAAGACCGTGGTGCTGGTGACCCACGACATCGACGAGGCGATCCGGATGGGCGACCGCGTCGCCGTCTTCGCCGCGGGCGGCCGGCTCGCGCAGTACGCCACCCCCGGGGAGCTGCTCGCCCACCCGGCCGACGAGCAGGTGGCCGACTTCGTGGGCTCCGGCGGCCTGCGCACGCTCACCGTGACCCGGCTCCGCGTGGAGCACCTCGAACCGCTCGACGGCGTCGCCACCGGCGACCTCGGCTCGGCGATCGACATCGACTCCTCGCTCGAGGACGCCCTCGCCGCGATGCTCCGCGACGACAAGCCGATGGTCGGCGTGCGTCGCGGGCCGACGTTCCTCGGCGTGCTCACGCCCGCCGGTGTGCACCGCGCGCTGCGGAGCTCGCTGAGCTGA
- a CDS encoding glycosyltransferase family 2 protein → MKRLFSRAPLLGVVIPAWGVEDYLDDCLRSLLAQTHRRWEAVIVDDGATDRTGEIADAWARRDNRISVVHSVNGGLGAARNLGVQHVRGDYLAFLDSDDVLPPTAYADLVGALDDSGSDFATGSIVRWEGDRLVEPPWMRRLHRPARGARVEDRPEVLGDVFAWNKVFRRSWWDARGLSWPEGVRYEDQPTTTRAFLEGRFDVLEEVVYRWRIREGSITQTRASSLQDLGDRWETKRMSLASVRGHGSPEVEAVFVDRVLAGDLWRYFLLVPGCTPEWWRLLRSGVLELWGRRSLVHSGLPPVHRLAGWLVEQDRRADVTALMEWVATLDGPAPRVQDVATGAWRLSVPPSVLDETTVDPAALALRDHEVI, encoded by the coding sequence ATGAAGCGCCTCTTCTCCCGGGCACCGCTCCTCGGGGTGGTCATCCCGGCGTGGGGCGTGGAGGACTACCTCGACGATTGCCTGCGATCGCTCCTCGCCCAGACGCACCGGCGCTGGGAGGCCGTGATCGTCGACGACGGGGCGACCGACCGCACCGGCGAGATCGCCGACGCGTGGGCGCGACGCGACAACCGCATCAGCGTCGTGCACTCCGTCAACGGCGGCCTCGGGGCCGCCCGCAACCTCGGCGTCCAGCACGTGCGCGGCGACTACCTCGCCTTCCTCGACTCCGACGACGTGCTCCCGCCGACGGCGTACGCCGACCTGGTGGGCGCGCTCGACGACTCGGGCTCCGATTTCGCGACCGGCTCGATCGTGCGTTGGGAGGGCGACCGGCTGGTCGAGCCGCCCTGGATGCGGCGCCTCCACCGGCCGGCGCGGGGTGCGCGCGTCGAGGACCGGCCCGAGGTCCTCGGCGACGTCTTCGCCTGGAACAAGGTGTTCCGCAGGTCGTGGTGGGACGCGCGCGGGCTGTCGTGGCCCGAGGGCGTGCGCTACGAGGACCAACCCACCACCACGCGGGCGTTCCTCGAGGGCAGGTTCGACGTGCTCGAGGAGGTCGTCTACCGCTGGCGGATCCGGGAGGGCTCGATCACCCAGACGCGGGCGTCCTCGCTGCAGGACCTCGGCGACCGCTGGGAGACCAAGCGGATGTCGCTCGCCTCGGTGCGCGGCCACGGGTCGCCCGAGGTCGAGGCCGTCTTCGTCGACCGGGTGCTGGCCGGCGACCTCTGGCGCTACTTCCTGCTGGTGCCCGGGTGCACGCCCGAGTGGTGGCGGCTGCTGCGGTCAGGCGTGCTCGAGCTCTGGGGCCGACGCTCGCTCGTGCACAGCGGCCTGCCGCCGGTCCACCGGCTCGCCGGCTGGCTGGTCGAGCAGGACCGCCGCGCCGACGTCACCGCGCTCATGGAGTGGGTGGCCACGCTCGACGGCCCCGCACCCCGGGTGCAGGACGTCGCAACCGGGGCCTGGCGGCTGTCGGTGCCGCCCTCGGTGCTCGACGAGACCACCGTGGATCCCGCAGCGCTGGCGCTGCGGGACCACGAGGTCATCTGA
- a CDS encoding ABC transporter permease, which translates to MTILGAADSGPSCYSRFVNEWFCWQYVEDRHVQITDALVEHIAITLAALALGIVIAVPLALVARRLPRLEALVLGFSTGIYTIPSLALLPLLVPFTGLSAATVVIGLGLYALTILVRALLDGLRSVPDDVREAARGLGYGRARMLTRIEMPLALPVVMAGLRVAAVSTIALTTVGTLVAYGGLGDLISHGVQRDFRAELMTAAVLCVVLAVVLDVLLVLLQRVLTPWTAGAR; encoded by the coding sequence GTGACCATACTGGGGGCAGCCGATTCCGGGCCGAGCTGCTACAGCCGGTTCGTCAACGAGTGGTTCTGCTGGCAGTACGTCGAGGACCGCCACGTGCAGATCACCGACGCCCTCGTCGAGCACATCGCCATCACGCTGGCCGCCCTCGCGCTCGGCATCGTGATCGCCGTGCCGCTCGCCCTGGTCGCACGCCGGCTGCCGCGCCTGGAGGCCCTCGTGCTCGGGTTCAGCACCGGCATCTACACGATTCCCTCGCTGGCCCTGCTGCCGCTGCTGGTGCCGTTCACCGGCCTCTCCGCGGCCACGGTCGTGATCGGGCTCGGCCTCTACGCGCTGACGATCCTGGTCCGCGCGCTCCTCGACGGGCTGCGGTCCGTGCCCGACGACGTACGTGAGGCGGCGCGGGGCCTCGGCTACGGACGTGCGCGGATGCTCACCCGCATCGAGATGCCGCTCGCGCTGCCGGTCGTGATGGCCGGCCTGCGGGTCGCGGCCGTCTCGACGATCGCGCTGACCACCGTCGGCACCCTGGTGGCGTACGGCGGCCTGGGTGACCTCATCTCCCACGGCGTGCAGCGCGACTTCCGCGCCGAGCTGATGACCGCCGCGGTGCTGTGCGTCGTGCTGGCCGTGGTCCTCGACGTCCTGCTGGTGCTGCTGCAACGGGTGCTGACGCCCTGGACGGCAGGGGCGCGCTGA